A genome region from Cerasicoccus sp. TK19100 includes the following:
- the trxA gene encoding thioredoxin produces the protein MGKAVLIFCAILAFLFMATKKRSDGGSDASSHSENIIQGSFEQAVQNKETVLVDFWAPWCGPCKTMNPVLANIADDYSGEVAVYKVNVDDAPALAQKYNIRSIPAFLIFKNGKLVGQEVGVVPESRLTRHF, from the coding sequence ATGGGTAAAGCGGTTCTCATTTTCTGCGCGATTTTGGCGTTCCTGTTCATGGCGACGAAAAAGCGGTCCGATGGTGGCTCGGATGCGAGCAGCCACTCGGAAAACATCATCCAGGGCAGCTTTGAGCAGGCGGTGCAAAACAAGGAGACGGTGCTCGTCGATTTCTGGGCCCCGTGGTGTGGCCCGTGCAAGACGATGAACCCCGTATTGGCCAACATCGCGGACGACTACAGTGGCGAGGTCGCGGTGTATAAGGTCAACGTTGATGACGCGCCCGCGCTTGCCCAGAAATACAACATCCGCAGCATCCCGGCTTTCCTCATCTTTAAAAACGGCAAGTTGGTCGGCCAGGAAGTCGGTGTCGTGCCGGAGTCCCGCCTGACGCGGCACTTCTAG